A genomic segment from Capra hircus breed San Clemente chromosome 7, ASM170441v1, whole genome shotgun sequence encodes:
- the LOC102175950 gene encoding olfactory receptor 2T29-like, giving the protein MDNSTWVANYTGQLDFILMGLFSQSKYPVLLCVVIFVIFLMALSGNIMLILLIYSDAHLHTPMYFFITQLSLMDMIYISVIVPKMLMDQVLGKNKISAPECGMQMFLYLTVGGSEYFLLAAMAYDRYVAICHPLHYSTLMSHKVWLLLVSGCWFLGSVDGFMLTPVTMTFPFCRSREIHHFFCEVPAVMKLSCSDTSLYETLMYLCCVLMLLIPVTVISSSYSFILLTIHRMNSAEGRKKAFMTCSSHMTVVILFYGTSTYSYMFPSSYHTSEKDMAVSIFYTILTPVLNPLIYSLRNKDVTGALKNLLNVESAFQRTMK; this is encoded by the coding sequence atggacaactCCACCTGGGTGGCCAACTACACAGGACAGTTGGATTTCATTCTCATGGGACTCTTCAGTCAATCCAAGTACCCAGTTCTTCTCTGTGTAGTCATTTTTGTGATTTTCCTGATGGCCCTGTCTGGGAATATCATGCTGATCCTTCTGATATACTCTGATGCCCACCTCCACACTCCCATGTACTTTTTCATCACCCAATTGTCTCTCATGGACATGATATACATTTCTGTAATTGTTCCCAAGATGCTCATGGACCAGGTCCTGGGTAAGAATAAGATCTCAGCCCCTGAATGTGGAATGCAGATGTTTCTCTATCTAACAGTAGGAGGTTCAGAATATTTCCTTCTGGCtgccatggcctatgaccgctatgtggccatctgtcatccactccactattctacCCTCATGAGCCATAAGGTGTGGCTCCTCCTGGTATCTGGCTGCTGGTTCCTGGGATCAGTGGATGGCTTCATGCTCACACCAGTCACCATGACCTTCCCCTTCTGCAGATCCCGGGAGATCCATCATTTCTTCTGTGAGGTCCCTGCTGTAATGAAGCTTTCCTGCTCAGACACTTCCCTGTATGAGACACTCATGTACCTGTGCTGTGTCCTCATGCTCCTCATCCCTGTGACAGTCATTTCAAGCTCTTATTCATTCATCCTCCTCACCATCCACAGGATGAATTCAGCAGAGGGCAGGAAAAAGGCTTTTATGACTTGTTCTTCCCACATGACTGTGGTCATCCTCTTCTATGGAACTTCAACCTACAGCTATATGTTCCCCAGCTCCTACCACACCTCTGAGAAGGACATGGCTGTATCTATCTTTTACACCATACTCACTCCTGTTCTAAACCCTTTAATCTATAGTCTTAGGAATAAGGATGTCACAGGGGCTCTAAAGAACTTGTTGAATGTGGAATCTGCCTTTCAGAGAACTATGAAATAA